The genomic segment TTATGACCCGCATCGAATCGCCTGGTACTCGTTATCAGCATTCGCAAATACCCTCTGCAAGCAAAGGAACCCGCCATGCTACGCACCCCCGTCTGGGCCACCGCCAGCCTGTTGGCTGCCGCTATTTCACTCGCTGGTTGCGGCGAAGACAAGGCGCCAGCCGAACAGGCTACCGCTCCGCAGGCCACTCAAAGCGAGCCGGCAACGAGCGCACCAGCAAAAGAGACCCTCAACGACGAGGCTGCACAGGCCGTGGTCAAGCATTATGCGGACATCGCGCATGCCGTTTTCAGCGATGCACATAGCACCGCAGTAAAACTGCAAGATGCCGTAAACGCCCTGCTCGCCAATCCGACCCAGGAAACCCTGCAGGCTGCCAAGGACGCCTGGCTGGCAGCTCGCGTGCCTTACATGCAGAGCGAAGTGTTCCGCTTCGGCAATCCGGTAGTAGATGAGTGGGAAGGCCAGCTCAACGCCTGGCCGCTGGACGAAGGCATGATCGACTACGTCAAGGGCGATTATCAGCACGCCCTTGGCAATCCGGGCGCTACGGCCAACATCATCGCCAACAAGGAATTGCAGATTGGTGAAGACAAGGTCGATGTCAGCGAAATCACCGGCGAGAAGCTTGCCAGCCTGAACGAACTGGCCGGGTCCGAAGCTAACGTCGCGACCGGCTACCACGCCATCGAGTTCCTGCTCTGGGGCCAGGACCTGAACGGTACCGAGGCCGGCGCGGGTCAGCGCCCAGTCAGCGACTTTATTGAAGGTGACGGTTGCACCGGCGATAACTGCGATCGCCGCCGCGCCTACCTCAAAGCTGTAACCCAACTGGTGGTCAGCGATCTCGAAGAGATGGTTGGTGAGTGGCGAGCCGGCGTCGCCGACAACTACCGCGCCAGCCTGGAAAGCGAGTCCGCGGAAAATGGCCTGCGCAAGATGTTCTTCGGCATGGGCAGCCTGTCGCTCGGCGAACTGGCCGGCGAACGCATGAAAGTCGCGCTGGAAGCCAACTCACCCGAAGACGAGCACGATTGCTTCAGCGATAACACGCACAACTCGCACTTCTATAACGCCAAGGGCATCCGTAACGTCTACCTCGGTGAATACAAGCGCGTGGACGGCAGCACACTCAGCGGCGCGAGCCTGGCATCGCTGG from the Stutzerimonas stutzeri genome contains:
- a CDS encoding imelysin family protein → MLRTPVWATASLLAAAISLAGCGEDKAPAEQATAPQATQSEPATSAPAKETLNDEAAQAVVKHYADIAHAVFSDAHSTAVKLQDAVNALLANPTQETLQAAKDAWLAARVPYMQSEVFRFGNPVVDEWEGQLNAWPLDEGMIDYVKGDYQHALGNPGATANIIANKELQIGEDKVDVSEITGEKLASLNELAGSEANVATGYHAIEFLLWGQDLNGTEAGAGQRPVSDFIEGDGCTGDNCDRRRAYLKAVTQLVVSDLEEMVGEWRAGVADNYRASLESESAENGLRKMFFGMGSLSLGELAGERMKVALEANSPEDEHDCFSDNTHNSHFYNAKGIRNVYLGEYKRVDGSTLSGASLASLVESADPQIDTTLKSDLETTEAKLQVLVASAEGGEAFDQLIASDNNEGQEKVRAAIAALVQQTASIEKAAAALGISDLNPDTADHQF